ATGGAGCAAAGTAAAACAATGATAAACAACATTCAGATCATAGTCCTGGGCAATTTGTAGATAACAATAATCTATGAAaggaaaattaaagattaatctTGGGCCATGAGCAGATTATAATATTGGAAGCAAGCTGTCTACTTGGACTTAGCTTTGAAGTTGACTTGTTTGGTAGCTTGGTAGAAAAAGTTGGTAAGCAGATGGGGGCTTAAAGCTTTTGCATATTCCACTCTTGAATAATCTCCATTGTGTATTCTATCTTAGGTATTGACTTCCTCCCTGTTTTATATTTGAACTTTTTAAGTCTATTAGCATTTTGTATctctcaaaaaattcaattacttTTGCCCCTTAAGACATTAATGCTGGAACAAATAGCCGGGATGTTCATGgtgacagtttttttttttaaaaaaaagaaataattgaaataaatccaTGTAATGTTAGATAATTTagtcaatattaatatttcccagtagaatgataaaaaataaaaataagatttcatAGTAGCACCTTCAGTTTTTGATATCGTTTAATTTTCTCTAAATGAAACAATTCATAAATTCTAACACATTGTAATAGAATACCAACCGGGGCCGTTGTCCTCGTCTGAAAGCGACAAAGGAAAACTTCTCATCCTCAAATCCACGTAAAGTTTCACCCTTGGAACGCTGCAAGTCAAGAACAAGGGAAGCATAATGGTGAATTTCTTACTTCAATCCTTCCAAAGGGGGCAGCAGAATCTCTCTTTCAGCAACAAAAAGACATAACCAAGTTCTTATACATAGTACAGGTgttaaaagaaatgaatgaaAACTGCAAAGAACTTTAAATAAAAGGATAACTATAAACTTGAAATCGAGTCTTTACAATTTTGATAAGATGCAACCACCCCTAAAAACAGTAGTATTCGCGTGGAGGGGTCTCTGCTTCAACAAATACTGATATCATGCTGTACCCGCTAAACATGGCAAGGCCTATATTGCAGAGTATAGCAAACACTCACCCATATCAAACGAACACTTGAAATATCATTATAGTTATAGAAAAAACTAGTTCTTGTGGAATCATTGTAGATCCTCTCACTCTACTGTGGAcggcaacagcaacagcagGTTTTGTTTTCGTTTTGGTTTTGCACAGATATCAAGGGAGAGAGCAAATGGGAGAGAAggtgaagaaaaagaataaaaggcaACTGTCATCGACTCACCAGCGACACTCGCAGGCCCAGATGAGAGAGCTTGCTGAGACTATTCCAACCGCGCCCAAAAAGGCCATGAACAAAGCCTGTAGGAAACCCCATGCTTGAATGCTATACGTTTCTTCACACGCTGACGTAAAGCTCGCaccaaacttttattttaattcgaTTCCTGATTagcctttattattatttggcaCCTAATACTGTTACAACTCTTcgctattcttttttttttgtccttagTTCTAAGCCCTTCAATTTAGTCTAGATTTCATTTCACCTGCCCAATTACATGCAGGTGTGTGCAACGCATGtagcatactttttttttaatttgagctattttttttttatttaatccctAATTCTTTTATaactcttcattttatttttttatcttgatcgTTAGTTCTAAGATGGCCCTTCAGATTTTATTTTACCCGACCCAATTAAAGCTCAACCAaagagaagatgaagatggaaaGAGAAATGAATGGGATGGATTGCCATGACAGGTTAGCACATTATAGTCATGACCAATTTAGGATGCTAACCCAGGTTGCGtggtctctttattttttgcaatCAAGTTAGCCAAAAGTTACAAAAACAGCGAACTAAAAAATTTTTGGGAAGCCGGATTGTATTTTAAACGGTGCAATCAGGTCACATTTAGCCTAACTTGGTTAAACAGGCCATCAATACGGATGGAGTTGAAACCTAGatcatgaataaataaaaagcacgTGAACTATgctaacaaattatttttttccattcagtttttatttaaaaaaaaaaacacgattaAACAAAGGTGCTAAATAGTACGactgcaattttgtttttcaaatctttatcgttaaccattttttttttcatttattgacATATAAAggtgaagaacaaaaaaaaggacaatCGTCGTCGACTCACCGACACGTGCAGGCCTGGAAGAGACCTTGACAAGATGATTCCAACAAGGACCATAAAGGCCGTGAACGAAGCATGAAGCTCCATTCTCGAATGCGACAGGGTTTCCTCAAATGTTGACGCTTCCAACACATgccaaactttttttatatttgatccctggtcaactaatatttttttatttcaatccctAGTTCTCAGATGACCCTTCAATTTAGTCCTAGATTCCATCCCACACATGCCCTATTAAGGCCTAGCCATGGAGAAAAGatgggaagaaaaataaatgggaTGGATTGGCATACCAGGTTAACCTTAATTGACTGGGATGGATACAATACGGTGTCATCTTTTCATTTcaatccctatttttttttattttttttatcctttaacatttcaTTATTTCACAATTGAGTCTAATCAAGTTAGGCAACAACAGCGAACTAAAAAACATTTGGCAGTCAGATTGGGTTTTAAACGGTGCGATCAGGTAGTGCTAAGACTAACTCGGTCAAACAGGGCCACCAACACGGATGGAGTTAAAACCTAGACCATGAATAATAAAAGGCACATGAATTGTgctaacaaattattattttcggttcagtttttattttcattttttcaaaaaatagacATTGACatataattaaacaaagatGCTACATAGTATGACACattgcgattttttttttttttaagtctttgTTTATCATGAccgattttttttccattcattaACACATGATAGTCAATTAGTTTTATCTAACACGGTGATCAAGCTTTGAAGGCACACATGAggtttttcataaagaacaaaaTTTTAACAGCgcccacatttttttttacactttagTTGACTTGATACGGCCCGCATCGTAACGTGGGCACCGGAACTTAGCTTACATCTTCAGACAGCATATAAATGTATGTGAACCAGATCAGTCCTGATTGTGGATGATATAGCAAAAGTGTTAACTTACTAAGTCCCAATTTTCCTAgacttccttctttcttttacaTATATCTCAAAGGGCCTACAGCATTTTGTTGTATATAATATAGAAATATTTGAACACTTGGCTCGTAGGCAACCCAGTTATATTCCCCAGTACAAATATTTAGAGATTATATGATACTTCGACCTTTAAACATACTTCCTCTCATCATCTAGTattattttggttggggggatgtaaatttatttttacataatctttgattgatgaaaaacaaaatgcaaattaagaacattttctttttgcttttataGTTCGATCACTAATTCTATGAATTCCATGTCTTTTTTCTGATAAATTAATGTGCTCCTATAACATGCTTGAGACATGAATCTTGCACGCAAATAATGCAGAAATGTAATAGGAAGTACCTTGTATGCTCGCTGTGATGTCGTCCTCTGCAACCGCTGAACAAAATGACAGTATTTTCCAGATTTCACCAAAGGACAGCTCCCATCATGAGAACACTGCATCAAGTTGCTATTaggcaaacaaagaaaaagggaaaaaaatgaaaaggtggCTCCATAAGTTGACCTCACAAGAAAGAAAACTAGGAGGAAAGCCATTATGATACTTACAGGAGCAATTACAAATGCACCACCTTTGTAGGGCACCAAATCCTTACAAGTTTCATTGATTTTCCCTTCAGCTTTACCACATTTCTGAAAATTCATTGATATAATTGTTTAAATGAATTACATGAGCATAACAACTAAGTGCAAACATAATTAGAAACACAACATATTCATCTGAGATTTATTGATAGGCACCGTAACACAATTCTTGTGCCAAAGAATGCTCAATAAGAAACAATGAACTGACCCTTTTCTCCATCCATAGTATGTGAGATCGCATCTGTGATATGATACCAAATCCATGTGGCGTGCCTGGCTCAATTAAAACCTGCTCCATGCTTACGTTTTTCAGAAACAAAAAGTAAcgcaagaacaaaaaacaaatgaaatccCATATATAAGTGTGcaatatttatatttcacatgtattttccctttttttctctccctccaTGTAGAATGATAACTAGAAAGACATGACTAGTTATGTAAAATAACCAGTCAATCCTCAGATTCACATTATGCTGAGACATGAATATCAATAACAAGCAAAAAATCACATACCAAAACATCCCCTGTAAGTTCCCACAGCTGGCGCACTATAGTAATTCGGTCCTTCAATGATGGTATCTCCCCCAGAACATAGGACTTCATAGCAACAGACATATAGAAGTAGTTATTACCAATTAAAGATCAAATAAAGTGAAACATGTTACACAACACCAAAAGTAAAGCACTTATGGGCAGTTAACACTAACAAGCTAAGAGTCATCGGGAAATTCAACTTACAGCAATTACAAGGTCATGTTTCCTCTCGGACTTGCGAATACTTTTACTCAAGTCTTGAAGGCTACTATAGCTATGAATAAGTGGCAAATTCTTCAAATCTAAACAATCAATATAATGTAGTAGCCTCAGAATTTATCTTAACCaccaaaatctaaaacaaacaaaacatttaaaatgtcCTAAAGACTTGAAAAAATTAGTCAGCAAATTACCTTGTATAAGACTTCTACCGGCACGCTGCATAGACTGTGATGGTTCCACTAAATTTACCTTCTGTAATGACTTTGGCCACACTTCTCTTATTGCCCTACAAAATTTCACTTAAAacatcaagaaaactcaaattcatcatcaattccacaattgttttttaaacctCACCGACACTTCCATAATTGTACATCATATGATAccacaataaaaagaagagcaTCTTACCAGAAAGCTGAACCAGTCCCAGCtccaaaatccaaaattttagTAGGAGAAAAACCCGGTAGCCTTCTCCTAACCTACAAACACCAAAAACCCACAAAAGttccagaaaaataaataaataaataacaataaacaaaCACTAAAGACACAAACTTTTCATCTGGGTTATAATAATAACACAAGAAATGCTCCTaagcacacaaaaaaaatcattttacttACTTCACTGAGGACTCTATAGCAAGCAGAGAAAACAGCAGGCATACGAGAAGCAACATAAGCAATAGTCTCATCATCTCTATAATTAAGTCCAATGTCGCCATAAGAACTCTTAATTTTCCATCTCTTAGACCTCTCCATAGACTTAAATGGATCTTCAACTAGCTCCTTTGATGTATTAATTGCTAACATCAAGTTTTTGTCTTTGATATCGCTGAATGATTCTGATAGTCTTAAAACTTTTTTCTTCATGTGTGGCTCTTCTTGCTCTGcaaattttcatcttttcaaaaaaattgaactatTGTGTACAAAAGTTTCGatctttgcaaaaaaaaaaaaaaaaaagagcatataTAATTGTTACCTCGGAGGTATTTTTTGATGGCACGACGGAGGCGGACGGGGACGATGAGGCAGCGGTCGGATTGTTTGGTGGCAGAGCGGAGGTTTTCTGCGGTGAAGAGTTTTTTGGTGGTTTCGGGTATCAGGCTTGCCATTTCTGGTGGTGGTGGAGTAGTGTAGGTGGAGGAAATAAGGTAGCTTTCTGGCGTGTGAGATAGACTTTGGGGTTCTAGGGtcggtttagggttttagggtatTTAGGCATTCTTGTGATAAAGGGAATTATTTGAACCGAAATAAATTGAAGCTCAATTGGGTCAAAATGAAGGGAAATATTGAGCCTAAATCTCAATTGCTACATGGGCCTGtactttggattttttgaaagatcttttgaaatgatttcatttttcttataaaaattaaaatttcaaatattacttTTGAAATAGAATAAACTAAATTATTGACATGCATTATTACACTTGAGtcacatcaattttattttttaaaaacataaaaaatattcagctgttattaatatatattttaataaaaaaatttaaatgatacaTGGATTGAGCCAACATAATATAGTTCAAAGATAACTTAGATGATtgatacaaaacaaaaatataatttgttaaaaaaattaaaatattatttttttaataatgaaatgaaaacaTATTGGATTGATACAAGTCATTTTggattaatttgtcaaatttatttttcaagtagtGAAATTATGATAGCttcatagaagaaaaaaaaattaaaacatattgtCATGCACTATACTGCAAgtcagatcaatttttttctttaaacataaaaaaatattcaagcattattaatatgttttctagcaaaaaaacaaatatgcaagGGTTGACTCAATATAATATAGTTGACTTTGCAGGTTTAAAAACAACCTAAATAATTGATATaaagtaaaaacataatttgactaAAACAATTGAGataacatctattttttaataatgagataacaatatattagatCGATCCAAATCAACCAgggttaatttgtcaaatctATAATCATGACAATTAAACTGTGATAGCCTcattgaaagaaaatcaaaataaattatgaatctcaattttcaatcaaatcagtattgaatgatgaaattaaaaaaataataattaaaaaataactcgctTTAATCTGAATTAACTTGCCAAACTCATGATCCGGGTCATGAGACCAGAATAACCCcctagaaagcaaataaaaaaaaatgatctttaACTCTTagttaacttaatattaaaggataaaaataaaaataaaaatatttaaaaaaaaaacatataaatataactCGAATTAACTCTTGTTAACCCACCAAATTGGTAACTCAagttataaaaactaaaataattttatataaaacaaattaaaataaattataaaactagttGGCATAAATCTTTCAgcattgaaatatatatatatacacacacacacgcgcAAACTTCTAGAAGCTAGGGTTTCTAGGATTGCTAGTTAATGTTTCTTGTGATGTGTCATGCATCTTACAAGTCTATCTCTCCCTGTGTTATGAGCAGACAACCTAAACTTGGCTTGTTTGGTCACCAAATACAATATGTAATGGGATCtgttttcaaatttcaagtGCAAACatcttaaatgtttttatgCCTCTATATAACATCTTTTTGTGATGTGTCAATTACAACCCTTATACGTATTTGTGCTTATAAATGTTGATTTTATGTTTGTAAATTAAGATATGGTGTTATGAGTCATGACTCTAAGGAAAGGTAGCATGTGCTtgaatttccttttcttaaaaGCAAATTCCCCTCCAACCCttcctgtttatttttaaattttaaaaaaaatttttgaaaaaaaaataatttttctatatttttttatttacttcaaattatttttttatatttttaaattattgtaatgtgttaatattaaaaataattttttaaaaataaaaaatatatatattattttcgaGTAGGGTCATGTTAATCGTTACCTTGAAAATACTCTTCAAAAATCAACCACCATATAGAACATTTTTTATTGCCCActcattctttctttattatctttttttttagaggaaaaTCAACTTGCGTTGTACTATATTACTGAGCTTTATATAAATAATCTGTAAATATGGTTTCCAATCATTTTCATTTGCAATAAATCCCATTTACACACTAATTAATGATACCAAATTTTATAATCATGAGATATCAGCTAACAAAAACCTAAATTCCATAGAAAAAGTATAATAGAAATGCCTCAGTTCAATATAAAttggaataataaaattattattatgtcattttaaaaaaacctatattgtCTATTAGGAGTACCAGGGTTTTTTCACATGATTCATTGGGTATTATAAACTTTATAGAGGcaacttgattttttcatattttttcacacattataattacttaattgcccataaaaagcaaaaagattACTTAACTTGGATCTATGGgatttcttgaaatttcactttTCACAACACAATTAAATGACCTTATtatctttaaaatcaaaattttgttagCTTTTCCCTAGGTGCTTATTCATACtttcattatattttgttttgtgataACGATGTGGTCTAAGggataatatgatattttaataaatatataaaaaaataatttttcacatATATTGAACATGCTATCAAATAAGTTGTCTTACCATGTTAAAGCGATGCATGTAGAGATTTACATTGGCCAAAAAAGGCATTCATTGGTATCTTTTGAATTATCATGATGAGGTGTACCTTTTTAGGCGGCGCGTATGGTGTAATTCCCTCCTGTACCAGTTAGcttctttatttccttttctctttcctccTCTATTTTCATGCCTAACATCACAAAATTTCACAACTAcccttcattgtttttttcccttagaCTTTGTCCCTAATCTttcaattgatattttgtttacttgaattcatatatataattgaaatttattttgaatttcatttcattgaccttcagttttatttatatgtcatatttggtccttattctttttattgtaatttattttattttattttagatcattttttaaaattgactttttttatgatttcatcctttattttttattttttacttttggcaatttttaaaaaacttttatgtaatatttcaacattaaattaaggTTCTTGATTGAGCTCGGGCCTATGATTTAATAGGCCGTGAATTTAGAAGATTAACCTAGATTGAAGAGATTTGCTTgggttcatttgttttttttttagtttttaaaaaaattgggttatttcATATCGTTTTATTTGTCTTTCTTTATTAAGTTTagttttgtttaaataaatatggttttgaattaaattaaatcaattaattaaatataattgcttgttattttatttgagatcattttaaaaaaaagatttctttttttatttcatcctccattttttattgcaatttttttttactttggtatgttttttaaattgatattttttttatttcatcattaaacattaaattgagCTTCTTGATTGAGCCAAAGTCTAAGATTTAACAGGTTATGAATTTAAGAGATTAACaaagttttagaaaatttatctgagtttttttaagatcatgttttttcactttcacctttcaaaatttgatttaattagagattAGACTTTGCTTTTTCTATCtgctttttataggatttttcactaattttaaaaatgactcaaGTTATCTAAGGTTGATGTCTTTTTATCCgtcattcttttttaaatgtagtctttttgaaagaaattttgatttttaattaaattaaattaattgattaaatgtaAGTATGATATacttaatttatgatattttatttgatttatttttagggTTGTTGCTTTGGCAGGGTGTGCGGTCATTTTCAATGTCATTATGCAACCTTTCACAAGGATGTTAGAATCATCTCAATGAGCTTTTTTTCTGGTAGTGGGTTGATGTCCAAGATAGAGTAACAGTGAGACTTTGACGACCTTTTCTTTGTTCTCCTCCTGAGTATGATATTGGTGACTCATCTTTTATAATtgattattgataattttttttgtttgattattaaattaaatgggtTTATTGAATTCAATCAGGTCAATGacccaagttttattttttattttttgcttatttaaaaGCACTACcatcatctaaatattttttttatgttaaaaattgcGGTGAAGCGCAACCCACCAATTTAGGTTTATTCAAGTtacttttttagatttttttaattgttttttttcctaccttctatatttggttaattagaattggaatttttgttttgttttgttttgagttttataaaattatcacagTTTCATATCCTGAATTACAGGCTAATCAATTTAGGTTGAATTACTAtatcattatatatatgtattaaaaagCATATCGTgatctcaatattttaaaaatatttagtttagtACATATCGGGTTTCTTACTTCAAAATATATAACTCGTAACGTAATGCTAGCAAAGAATTAGTCTCATCTACAGCATCAAATTTTGACATTGTTTAACTCGCACTCGATCCAAAATATTAGTTTCCAGAAGGTTTCGAAGCACTTTCTTTTCCAATCAAAACCCCATTTATTAGCATAAACTCTACTCCATAATAATCTTGTATAATTGTAGCAGAGCCAAACTAAACATCTAGCATTGTTTAAAGCAAAATTAACTGGTTAAACAACtagcaaaagaaaaacatgatcaCTACAACACGTACTGCCACTAAGAATATCATAAACCTTAAGtacatataatatttaaagCAGTATAATGTCTAAGCATCTATGCCATatactaattaatttaaatactcTAATTAAGCTGTATACATTTTTGTATGATATGTCTCTAGCTTTTATCCACCAGTTCTCTAAACTTGCTGGTTCCTCCTCTCCTTCTCTGTCCCTAACGatcttgctttttctttttcttttcttttatttgaattgttttattgATATATCATAATCTAAGGTACTAGTGAGTGGGTCAAAAACTGCTTTTGAGCCTCTAGAAACCATGATTTCCGAGGCAGTCCATAATCGAGCAGCTTCTGTTGAGTTGGATCCCAATTTGGACGTTGAGGCTTCATTGCAATCCGAAAAGTACTTTCCAGTCACATTTACTAGCCTCGGATGTGTTGCCACATAGCATGTTGTCGCGGCAGCCTACAATAACAACCCaccaacaatttaattttttcgatCAAGATTTATAtgttattcaaaaaatatacttGTAATTTAAGCTCAAACGGTACAAATTAGGTTAGTTACCTGAGGGATTGTTTTCAAGAGCTTGGAAGTCAAGAAAAATGCCATATCTGCATTTTTAGAAATGAAAAcaagttaaatttatttagatggttcatattttttcatttaaatcttaaaatagaAAGATTGATCCTTTCTTACATACCTGTGACTATGCCTTCTCGTTCTCTAGTGAGTCTAGTTCTTACAACTCCTGGATGAACACAATTCACAGTCACGTTGGCCTCCATTTGCTgcattaattgatatatatatcaattaatccaggcccaatatatatatataaaatcggAGCAAAAAGAGAACAACAAATATCACTTTTTTTCTCTGATcagctttaaattaaattaaactatatatttaaatagGATCATGAATGACAACCTTCAGTCTCTGAGCAAGCTCCTTGGTGTGCAAAACATTAGCGAGCTTCGAGAGAGCATATGCACGTGTAGGATCGAAATCACTGTGTatagatcataaaaaaaaaatcaataaactaaAGGTCAACCAAGATATATGCGTATAGTTTATAAATACTGGCTGTATatagattatatttatttatttattccagtcaaataattaatatttttactcaTTTTGCTAAACGAATTTTaagtttatgtgtgtgtgtgtgtgtgtgtacatatgcatatatatatatatttgtttttaaagtggGGGGGGGGTAGTTTTAGTTTCTTACCGTAATTTGTTTCGGGATATTTGGCCAAGATATCGGATCGTATCGCCTGAAAACCAATTGTAAATACTCGATGAGACATTCACTATCCTGCCTTGAATCCCAGTTGTTTTTGCTGTTTCAATCATCTTCttcaataacaattttgtcaataaAAAGTGACCTGAAAAGATTCCATCAAGGCCAGAATTTGAGTTTTTGgtcattgatatttatttttccttgcatagtttaatatatcattaattaccTAGATAATTAGTAGCGAAGGTCATCTCTATCCCATCTTCAGAGATTGCATGCTCGCGCGCAAACTTTCCAGCATTATTTCTGATAAAGAAAGAGACAGATTAAACCCAAGAAATaaagtaacaataaaattttcctTGCTACCTTTCTTCACTTTCTCATCAACCaaacaaacaaggaaaaaaaaatgtttatcttCTTACATGAGGAGATTGAGAGGCAAGTCGAAGGACTCAAACTCTGAAACAAAGTTTCGAACAGAGTTGAGAGAGCTAAGATCAAGCCCCATAACAATGATCTCCGTATCCGGATTCTCTGATATAATTCTTGCCTTGGCATCTTCGGCGGCTTTCAGGCTCCTAGCCGGCAACACCAGCCTCGCACCTCTCTTCGCCAGCACCCTTGCCGTCTCCGCTCCTATCCCGGATGTGGCACCTAAGAAAATAAGCACAAAAGACCATTTTTTTCACGACTCTTCACGCAAAATCTTCAAGACCGAGAGTGCTTTGCATCCGTACGTGGTTTCGAGCCtctttcttaaaataataaacaaattacAAACTCACCAGTGATGATGGCCGTTATGGAATGCAGATCGCCGCAGTTTTCAGTTACTTGCTCGCCGGTGGACTTAGAACCATAGCCACTTGCTCCGGCTGAGCCGGTGAGGTACTTCAAAGTTTCAAACATttggagattatttttttttgcctgtAAGGTACGGATAGTGTTTTggttgtttaattttgtttcactTGAGCCTATGACGTTAGTTAGGGATGgaatcaagaaacaaaaaagcaaaGTACATGCTCGCTTTGCAGTTTTGTAGTTAATAGAGATTGGTAATAGCAAAAAAGCATGGAGATTTGTCAGATTTTGCAGCCTACGCCGCTTTGCATTTACTGAAGAAAGAGATGATGGTGCTCAAGGCTGGTAATGGTGATAAAGGGAGATGGTAACCGGATCAAAGCAGAGGATTGGACGGGATTTTATAATGGCTGTAGTAAGAGAGGAGGATTATGTATTTGTCATTGATTGTTGATggagataattttttgttttgcatgatTGAGGGTTTAGTGATTGTTAATTATTGGGCCTGCccaccttaaaaaaataaatctacttttaaaaaaaaaaaactctaattagATGGACAAGATTGATTCTCTGTGT
This genomic interval from Populus alba chromosome 1, ASM523922v2, whole genome shotgun sequence contains the following:
- the LOC118033929 gene encoding rsm22-cox11 tandem protein 2, mitochondrial isoform X1, translating into MASLIPETTKKLFTAENLRSATKQSDRCLIVPVRLRRAIKKYLREQEEPHMKKKVLRLSESFSDIKDKNLMLAINTSKELVEDPFKSMERSKRWKIKSSYGDIGLNYRDDETIAYVASRMPAVFSACYRVLSEVRRRLPGFSPTKILDFGAGTGSAFWAIREVWPKSLQKVNLVEPSQSMQRAGRSLIQDLKNLPLIHSYSSLQDLSKSIRKSERKHDLVIASYVLGEIPSLKDRITIVRQLWELTGDVLVLIEPGTPHGFGIISQMRSHILWMEKRKCGKAEGKINETCKDLVPYKGGAFVIAPCSHDGSCPLVKSGKYCHFVQRLQRTTSQRAYKRSKGETLRGFEDEKFSFVAFRRGQRPRKPWPLDGMRFETLKEQHAKRNPEDLEIDYEDLIEQNQPEEEAPYEEVGPVYYDSDVIETDTNDDNDEEEQEVEAQADLGGGWGRIVFSPFKRGRQVTMDVCRSNNRDNSEGSFERIVVTKSKSPALHYQARRSHWGDLWPF
- the LOC118033929 gene encoding rsm22-cox11 tandem protein 2, mitochondrial isoform X2 → MATLDLIIEMMRLLLMLLLVCLLFSLLAIESSVKLGEGYRVFLLLKFWILELGLVQLSVKFCRAIREVWPKSLQKVNLVEPSQSMQRAGRSLIQDLKNLPLIHSYSSLQDLSKSIRKSERKHDLVIASYVLGEIPSLKDRITIVRQLWELTGDVLVLIEPGTPHGFGIISQMRSHILWMEKRKCGKAEGKINETCKDLVPYKGGAFVIAPCSHDGSCPLVKSGKYCHFVQRLQRTTSQRAYKRSKGETLRGFEDEKFSFVAFRRGQRPRKPWPLDGMRFETLKEQHAKRNPEDLEIDYEDLIEQNQPEEEAPYEEVGPVYYDSDVIETDTNDDNDEEEQEVEAQADLGGGWGRIVFSPFKRGRQVTMDVCRSNNRDNSEGSFERIVVTKSKSPALHYQARRSHWGDLWPF
- the LOC118033928 gene encoding short-chain dehydrogenase TIC 32 B, chloroplastic; amino-acid sequence: MFETLKYLTGSAGASGYGSKSTGEQVTENCGDLHSITAIITGATSGIGAETARVLAKRGARLVLPARSLKAAEDAKARIISENPDTEIIVMGLDLSSLNSVRNFVSEFESFDLPLNLLINNAGKFAREHAISEDGIEMTFATNYLGHFLLTKLLLKKMIETAKTTGIQGRIVNVSSSIYNWFSGDTIRYLGQISRNKLRDFDPTRAYALSKLANVLHTKELAQRLKQMEANVTVNCVHPGVVRTRLTREREGIVTDMAFFLTSKLLKTIPQAAATTCYVATHPRLVNVTGKYFSDCNEASTSKLGSNSTEAARLWTASEIMVSRGSKAVFDPLTSTLDYDISIKQFK